GGGTTTTATTGACCGCTACTGCCCTCCTGGCTGCTTATACGATAAACATGCTTCTTCATGCAACGGACATGACCAAAGAGAAAACTTACGAAGGGTTGGCTAAAGCTACTTTTGGATTGCGAGCAAAAGTTCTGGTTTCAATTTTAATCGTCTTTCATTGCTTTGGTGGTGAGCTCTTGTACATTTCACACCATAACGAGATGTGATtatattaaattttgatttttgtcgtCAGCAATCTGCAGTTACATCTACATCGTTAAAAATGAACTACCCGAGGTATTGAAGGCATTGACGGATTACAAGGAAATCGAGTAACTTTTACTTAGGCTTACACTGCTTTATGTTGTTTCATTAGTAGTAGTTTCATTAGCTCTTTTTCTTACTTATTGTGGGTTTGCTCATCATCGTGTTTTCATTTGTAGCATTTTTACCAATTAGCACCTTTTGTGTGTTTGTTCTTATCTATTTTGAGCACATGGTTTATTAACGTGATGACGCTACGCTCACAGTTAAGGGTGTTGCGGTTCACCgtaaatgtgaaattttaGCCTGGTTTCATGAACGAGGGAATTTCGTTACATTAAGTTAATAACAGGATCACCAGTGTAGGAGAAGTTCAAAATTGCATGAATAATTCCACcaaagcaaaaagttttcataTCCGTACTTAATTAAGTACGCTGTTGGACTTTTTACATCTGGTGATGATCTTATTCCAATGTTTTTGGCTTCGTTTCCGTTTTGATGTTATTCCATTGGTGATTATAATATGGACCCACTCTGTTACCGCATCACGTTGTGTTTCCAAATTAATCCTTTCGTTATCCAAAGAAATAGCaagttttgatttattttattcagAGGTCAAGCGACTCCTATCTATCTAAACGGAGACTTTTTGGTGATACTGATTGTGGTTTGCATCGTACTTCCTCTAGCCTGCATGAAAGATATAAGTGAGTAATCTATGCTACACAAATAAGGCTATTTGAGTCATAAAGGAATTTATACAGATAGATCAAACAACCGCAACGgaaggaaaaacaaaaataaactcgCTCACTCAACAAGATATTCCATCTCACATTGTCTTTGATTAATTGACCTCTTTGTAAATTAAAGGACAAGCATTTCAAAAAGAGTTAAAGATTAAGTCACGCCAGGTATCAACGcgttaacaaaaacaacaatagGAAACAGGGATCTATTACGTTCTCGGATTGGATAACATTTCATGTTGCACAGAAAACTTACGctttttattagttttttgACCTTATAAGCAGGTCTTTATGGGACAAGATAGCTTACATTTCGTAATTAGGCTACAATAATCAAATTTAACAATAGTCATGTCATAATAGTGCTGACTCATGCGCAATTTGGTAGCCATCACGAAAAAATCGTCTGGAATTTAAAATGCTGCGTTTCTCATCTCTCTTGTCGGTAGGCTGTGTGCTATAAACTACATTTCAGCAGACTTTATTGTTTTCAGGGTTCCTCGGCTATTCTAGCGCTCTTGGACTTACTTGCATGCTCCTTTTTGTATTCACGGTGgtcttaaaaaaatttgaaattccCTGCCCTCTTCCCATTTTCAATCGCGATCAATATTTAACAAACACGCTTGACAACAGCAGTTTTCCCGACGAAGATTTTGAAGAGCAAACATGTGAAGCGAAAGCGTTTTTCTTGAGTACTCGGGTAAGCAATAAATTAATCGAAAACGTAGAATCAACTCTTCTACCACCAACGCTTAACTAATACCCACGCCTTTTCCAGTCGGCCTACGCAGTGCcaacaatgtttttttccTTTATGTGCCACGCGTCCATGGTGCCGATCTACGCTGAATTAAGAaggtaaaaactaaaaatataattacagATTGTCACGTATCATTGTAActaatttggaaaaaaatcgCTAAAACACTGAAGTTTAGTTCTAGATCTTAAGTAGaattggacttaacatttcgagttatagttatatatatatatctatcgAAAATTATCACTACCACAACTTACCCAATGTCCGTAGTTACGACTATAACTTACGTATAGCTTACTCTGTTGCAGACCAAGcataaagaaaatgcaaaaaatagcATGCATTTCTATATTCAACGTCTACACTTTGTATCTTTTGGCAGCAATTTTTGGATATACAACATTTTACAGTAAGTATTTACTTGTCTAATGTTGTTACTTTGTTAGTATCAATGCGTTACAGAAATATCGAAATAATACCAACTGTAACATACATCACCTCATACTTTGCAGACAAAACGCTTTCCGAGCTTCTTCTTACCTATAGCTTTTACAAGTCTCGGGATGTTTTGATCATTCTTTCAAGAATGATGGTCATTGTTTGTGTCACCCTCTCCATACCGCTACTGCACTACGTGGTCAGCGTCctgaaagttttgtttgaacCATCAAATATATAATACTCTGTGTGTTGAGCATATCTTTCTGGTTGTAACTGTAAATAAGAGGACAAATGTTAATCCGTTCTTATATAGTACCAGGTTATGTTTTATTGAAGGGAAGAAAAACGATTATCATCACTTTTTTCCGGAAATCAAACTCGTTTTCATGGACCAAACATATTGGAGTGATGATTGGTTTATTGACTGTAGCCGTAGTCTTGGTCATGTTCATTCCAAACATTAGAGACATATTTGGAATGTCAGGTAAGCCTTATATTGCATAAGCAGAAATCATAAGAGACTAAGTGCAGCTCTTCACCTTTATGCTACAGCTTTAAAGCACAGTAAATCATGTTTCAAGTTTTGTAAGGTAATGTCTTAATAAACGTGTAGGTGCTTCAACGTCAACTCCTCTGTTGGTGATAATACCAAGCGCTTTCTTCATCAAACTAACAGGGAAAGATGCTAAACTTCAAATCCAAAGCAAATTTGCCACCAGACGAAAAGTGGTAAGTAGACTATTTAACTCACACAATGATAAACTCATAAACACGCTGAATAAGTAGATTATGCTTTATCAAGGGGTTTagtaaaataacatttacaattCGAGCAAGGAGTCTATTGTAATTAGGATCATCTTGTGTTTTTACAGTGGATTCTGAAACAATCTCACATTATAGTTATTGTCATTTTACAGGCTTGGTTCCTTGCAGTACTTGGCACCGCTTTGATGCTCTTTAGTATGGCATTGATAATTTGGGATTGGGCTGCATAAACATTTCGATGGAAGCCCAAAAGGGAAAAGCGCAAACAAAAGTAATCACTAATCACATATTAATGGCAATGTCGTTAAGGCAGGTCTAGCTTTAGGCTTCGAAGAAATAAAGCAACATAGCTCATACATTTTTattggctgccactatttcacccgAAAAATCGTGCGTTTAAAGCTAATTTTCACAGTTTCCGGCTATCCTATCTTAAATTTTATGACATAACttaaactccaataaaacctaaaTCGGctgaaatcaactttttgcattgtctttctcctaaccgcctatctttaactacAGGCTACATGACATACCTAtgatgaaatagtcactctcttTTTTCTTTGCACAAAAGCTGAAGTTGTTGAAAGCGAGTAGGTCTACACTTCAAGGCCGTAGTTGCATTCTACATCGATACAAATGGTCGAACCATTTGCCTCCGTATATTTTCTGGAATTCTGGCACAAAACACTTTAAGTGCTAGACTCGATTTAACGACATCTTTAACCTTGGACGTGGATTACATATTTACCTCGTTATAAGTTTTACTTTGGCTGCAGCCTTGTACTTTAGTCCCAAGCGTAGTGAAAATTTGCCAGGCACTGCCTTAGCATGAGTCCTCAGGAAAAGTAGCTAGAGAACACTGTAGCCTAACTAACTCAAAATAACGGACAAAAATTGCTACTGAAAATTATCTCAAAAGAATAGCGCAACAACACTGCCTTTTGTTCATGTTTCTCCCGTTTGGGCTTTCCAACGTAGTGGGGTACCAAGTTGGATAAACATCAATGCATTGggttgatatttttaattagACCGCCAACAAAGCAAACTTTGCTGTCTGACAAACCTTTGCTTACCAACTTGGTATGTTTCATGAAGTGAAGATTTGGGAACTTAGCCTGGTACGAGAAAATTCTTTGTTGTCTTtcgtgtttattttttcacttCGTATGATGTAAATATTTCTGTGAATTTTGTGGTAAATTTTAAggtttcttttatttatttctgaaaACACTATGCTATTGAAATACAGAAAGCTTAAAATATGTCTAAAAAAGTCAAGACGAACCTGTAATCTAGACCAGAGTTTTGTACGACCGAAACAGTCTTTAAATTTCTCCATTGGTCTCTCAAAATTTATACTTCGGTAACTATAACAGAAAATTAGCAGTGAGTGCCTAAAATTCGAGGTCTCTTAAAACTGCTTTGCGTTCGGCAAAGCTTGTAAAGACCTTTTTTGAACTAGCGTTCCAACGGCCGGATTCAGGTTTGGTGAGGCTGCAAGCTTGAAAATCTCCGTCATTTACAAGCAGCCAGTTCCAGAATATTGGAAAACGCGATCGCCTCCCAACGACTGTTTAAAAGGAAAGCGCAGCCTACACTATAGCCTAATCGAAATGCTTAAACTTAGTAAgctaatttctttcaaaaccAACGTGGTCAATATCCCACACAATCAATTTTCAACGCGAAAGGGACTAGTTTATTAGCAGGTACGGTAAAGTTGAAATaggtttgtaaaataaaaaaaaattatttttgtcgAACGTACATTTATCTAAATCATAAATCACTAACATTAGATTTAATTTGCATCAACAAATATATCTTAAAAACTAATACAGTGTCTTACATATATGTGATGGAAAATTCTAAGATATACAATGCACATGATAACGACAAGCGACAATTAAACGTGTCAAACAAAATTGCGGGAAATATTTAGCGCCAAAGTTTTCGGTGATATAGTTCTGTATGTGGCTTCTGTAAAGTACCTTGTAACGCGAAGTTCATTTCCTAAGGTACAGCATACGCCTACTTCATGAGGGACCGACAAACGATAAAAGTATCATCAAATTGAAGGCCGGGGGCAACACTGATATACTTCAATGAGGTCATAATAAAACAGGAAAATAACAATGCCCGTCAGAAACAACAGAAGGTTTTGCAGAAGCTACgacaagcaaaaaataattaatctgtTTTCCCCAAGCGCCGTCTTTCTTGAGTTGAGTCCATTGTTAGTTCATATTGCACACGGGGTTAATTGTATCGGGAGAAATCAACTTAATAGCGAATTCAACCCTCAACAGTGGTCgaatttcattcattttatcaTGATATGGACATTATTGCGGTCACTGAAAAGGCCCAACACGGAGTATAGTTACGTAATTACGCTTAACGTAACTATACATACATAACTTTGTAAtagtgaaaataaattaaaattaatttaaaacaagttaaaatgttttcataaataCAGTTGTAGAAATGATACTTTTCAACAGAATAGAATGCGATCGCCATGCAGCTACACGCTTAGGATGGTTTGGCGAAAAGCAGAGAAAAAAGGCTTAATAGAGAAATATATTCAGGGATTTTAGTGAATTcaacatttcaataacaatGCCATTAATGTTAGCCAcgtattttcaaattttgatcgagaattaaaatacatttttaaatggaaaaaaatctGTCCCAGCATTACACGTGATTTGCGAACACATCGTTACGAGTTGGT
The Clavelina lepadiformis chromosome 4, kaClaLepa1.1, whole genome shotgun sequence DNA segment above includes these coding regions:
- the LOC143453358 gene encoding putative sodium-coupled neutral amino acid transporter 6, which translates into the protein MDDNRDDLVLDIRPEDEEDDNLMNSQVPLTPNTDKNLHPKNHLKDRRSFALSVFNLMNAILGSGILGLGEAAKNLGLVMFVVLLTATALLAAYTINMLLHATDMTKEKTYEGLAKATFGLRAKVLVSILIVFHCFGAICSYIYIVKNELPEVLKALTDYKEIEGQATPIYLNGDFLVILIVVCIVLPLACMKDIRFLGYSSALGLTCMLLFVFTVVLKKFEIPCPLPIFNRDQYLTNTLDNSSFPDEDFEEQTCEAKAFFLSTRSAYAVPTMFFSFMCHASMVPIYAELRRPSIKKMQKIACISIFNVYTLYLLAAIFGYTTFYNKTLSELLLTYSFYKSRDVLIILSRMMVIVCVTLSIPLLHYVGRKTIIITFFRKSNSFSWTKHIGVMIGLLTVAVVLVMFIPNIRDIFGMSGASTSTPLLVIIPSAFFIKLTGKDAKLQIQSKFATRRKVAWFLAVLGTALMLFSMALIIWDWAA